From a region of the Impatiens glandulifera chromosome 4, dImpGla2.1, whole genome shotgun sequence genome:
- the LOC124936417 gene encoding probable LRR receptor-like serine/threonine-protein kinase At1g14390 translates to MEALWISLMFISLSFFFPTSKSQLSSSETKTLFKIQHILQYPKPLSTWSNSTNFCNLNPTQSLTIICTNTHVTEFTLSVPVSDSKPLSTQFSIDSLFTVITKLPNLKLLKLVGLRLWGTLPAKISRLKSLELLDLSSNLIDGVLPESIGSMITLKILVLNDNLFNGNIPNLNHLQVLEVINLGNNRFGPIFPLLPFNLVNITLSNNSMRSSIPEEIKNFNLLRLFDLSSNKLLGPLPSSIFSIPSIRYLNVANNQLTGALPSNMSCNSNLSYVDISKNLFIGKLPVCLSNSSNNIVISSWNCLRTNSSKDQQHPISYCNKQALAVDPPVIRRREAKSTIKLGLILGIIGGVVGTAVVIMASILLVLRVSERKKTDVFSNEKSVMEKTNVPSATRLLTSLLPPYHVFTNEEMEDATNNFDESNLVGEGLGSAGQIYKGWLRDGSSVLVRCLKIKHKQFSVQNMQQEMGMVSKLRHRHLVSVLGHCIDHHHNSSPNTSTTSIFIVLEQMTNGFLKDHLSDWRKRDNLKWPQRMGIAIGIGRGVQFLHSGIAPGIFGNDLRIENVVLDDTLTAKLSSYNIPLSSLSSKSGSGSESPLNMLSTLTLPSRSENGEKDDIYQLGAILLQMISGKVVGSETELNSLKTEMEDSLVESPSRLKEVIDPSIRGSFAFDSLKTAVEISIKCLCEDPNGRPCIDDFLWHMQYSVQVQEGWTSSGNLSTKM, encoded by the exons atggaAGCTTTATGGATTTCTCTTATGTTCATCTCtctttccttcttctttcctACTTCCAAATCCCAATTATCTTCTTCTGAAACAAAAACCCTTTTCAAAATCCAACATATTCTTCAATATCCAAAACCTTTATCAACCTGGTCTAATTCAACAAATTTCTGTAATCTTAATCCAACCCAATCATTAACAATCATTTGCACCAACACCCATGTCACCGAATTTACATTATCAGTCCCAGTCAGTGATTCAAAACCACTCTCGACTCAATTCTCAATTGATTCACTCTTTACTGTCATCACAAAACTCCCCAATTTGAAACTGCTGAAACTTGTCGGTTTACGCTTGTGGGGAACACTTCCGGCGAAGATTAGCAGGTTGAAGAGTCTTGAATTGCTTGATTTGAGTTCAAATTTAATCGATGGAGTGTTGCCGGAGTCAATTGGGAGTATGATAACTTTAAAGATTcttgttttaaatgataatttgtTTAATGGGAATATACCAAATTTGAATCATTTGCAGGTTCTTGAAGTTATTAATCTTGGTAATAATCGTTTTGGTCCTATCTTTCCATTGTTGCCGTTTAATCTTGTTAATATCACATTGAGTAATAATTCTATGAGATCATCGATACCAGAAGAAATCAAAAACTTTAATCTTCTtcgtttgtttgatttatcatcAAATAAACTTCTCGGCCCTTTACCATCTTCCATCTTCTCAATTCCATCTATTCGATATCTAAACGTCGCTAATAATCAGTTAACCGGCGCTCTTCCGTCGAACATGTCATGCAATTCGAATCTGAGTTATGTCGACATCTCTAAGAATCTCTTTATTGGGAAACTACCAGTTTGCTTATCGAATTCCTCGAACAACATAGTCATAAGTTCTTGGAATTGTTTGAGAACAAATTCATCAAAAGATCAGCAGCATCCGATTAGCTATTGTAATAAGCAAGCATTAGCTGTCGATCCCCCGGTTATCCGGAGGAGAGAAGCGAAGTCAACTATCAAACTAGGTTTGATCCTAGGAATCATTGGCGGAGTTGTTGGGACTGCTGTCGTGATTATGGCATCGATTCTTCTTGTTCTTAGAGTTTCCGAAAGGAAGAAAACTGATGTTTTTAGCAATGAGAAATCAGTTATGGAGAAAACTAATGTCCCAAGTGCAACTAGGTTGTTAACGTCGCTATTGCCTCCTTATCATGTGTTTACGAACGAGGAAATGGAAGATGCCACGAACAATTTCGACGAATCGAACTTAGTTGGTGAAG GGTTGGGATCGGCTGGACAGATATATAAAGGATGGTTGAGAGATGGATCTTCGGTATTGGTAAGATGTTTGAAGATAAAACATAAACAATTCTCTGTTCAAAACATGCAGCAGGAAATGGGAATGGTGTCAAAGTTAAGGCATAGACATTTGGTTAGTGTTCTTGGTCATTGTATAGACCATCATCATAATTCTTCTCCTAATACATCTACAACATCAATCTTCATCGTACTTGAACAAATGACAAATGGGTTCTTGAAAGATCATTTATCAG ATTGGAGAAAAAGGGATAATTTGAAATGGCCTCAAAGGATGGGAATTGCGATTGGGATTGGTAGGGGAGTTCAGTTTTTGCATTCGGGGATCGCTCCTGGAATTTTCGGGAATGATTTGAGGATTGAGAATGTCGTGTTGGACGATACTCTAACCGCGAAACTTAGTAGCTATAATATTCCATTGTCATCATTGTCATCTAAG tCTGGTTCCGGTTCTGAAAGCCCTCTCAATATGCTCAGCACATTGACCCTTCCTTCCAG AAGTGAAAATGGAGAAAAGGACGATATTTATCAGTTGGGTGCGATTCTACTACAAATGATATCTGGAAAGGTAGTTGGATCTGAAACCGAGTTAAACAGCCTAAAAACCGAG ATGGAAGACAGTTTGGTGGAGTCGCCTTCAAGATTGAAAGAAGTGATTGATCCGTCAATAAGGGGGAGTTTCGCGTTTGATTCATTGAAGACGGCAGTTGAGATATCGATTAAATGCCTTTGTGAAGATCCAAATGGGCGTCCTTGTATCGATGATTTCCTTTGGCATATGCAGTACTCGGTTCAAGTACAAGAAGGATGGACTAGTAGTGGAAATCTTAGCACAAAGATGTAA
- the LOC124936418 gene encoding SNF1-related protein kinase regulatory subunit gamma-1-like, translating to MENIESKHRNYDAYFDTIQSRKKLPRSMQETLTSAFAKIPVSSFPDVPGGKVIEIGADTPIGDAVKVLSESNILSAPVTDPDSKNPLDWRERYLGTIDYSAIVLWVLEGAEIAAAALSASSATAAGVGAGAVGALGALALGLTGPAAVAGLTVAAVGAAVAGGVVVERGLGKDAPTAADKLGEEFYKVLLQEEPFKSTTVRSIIRSYRWAPFLPVGMDSSMLTVMLLLSKYRLRNVPVVEPGQPLVKNFITQSAVVHGLEGCQGRDWFDCITQYHISELGLPFMAENEVISIESNKLILEAFKRMKDNQIGGLPVVEGPTNKIVGNVSIRDIRFLLLKPHLFSSFSRLTVMDFLKTVAEEIPESRRVLAPITCKTDSTLGTVIQLLDSNTVHRIYVVSNEKEVIGVITLRDVISCFIEPPNHVDNYLGFSVQEMLESVNQ from the exons ATGGAGAATATTGAATCAAAACATAGAAACTACGATGCTTATTTTGACACCATACAAAGCAGGAAGAAATTACCACGATCCATGCAAGAAACTTTAACATCTGCATTTGCAAAGATTCCAGTTTCTTCCTTCCCAGATGTTCCTGGAGGAAAAG TGATCGAGATTGGAGCAGACACGCCCATAGGAGATGCAGTCAAGGTTCTCTCGGAATCAAACATCCTATCAGCTCCTGTAACTGATCCTGATTCAAAAAATCCATTAGATTGGAGGGAAAGATACTTGGGGACTATAGATTATTCTGCAATCGTTTTGTGGGTTCTAGAAGGTGCAGAAATTGCTGCAGCTGCATTATCAGCTAGTTCTGCTACGGCTGCTGGGGTTGGAGCAGGTGCGGTTGGAGCCCTCGGTGCATTAGCATTGGGCTTGACTGGTCCAGCCGCTGTTGCTGGTCTGACTGTTGCAGCTGTTGGTGCAGCTGTGGCTGGAGGAGTGGTTGTTGAAAGGGGTTTAGGTAAAGATGCTCCAACTGCTGCAGATAAATTGGGTGAAgaattttataaagttttacTTCAAGAAGAACCGTTTAAGTCTACCACA GTAAGATCGATAATAAGATCATATCGATGGGCACCCTTTCTCCCAGTTGGAATGGACAGTTCCATGCTGACCGTCATGCTGCTTCTTTCCAAATATCGATTAAGGAACGTGCCTGTAGTTGAGCCTGGCCAGCCTTTGGTTAAGAATTTCATTACACAGTCTGCAGTTGTTCATGGCTTGGAAGGATGCCAAGGCCGTGATTGGTTTGATTGTATAACTCAATACCACATATCGGAACTTGGGCTTCCTTTTATGGCAGAAAATGAG gtTATCAGCATTGAGAGCAATAAACTGATATTGGAAGCTTTTAAGAGAATGAAAGATAACCAAATCGGCGGTCTCCCTGTCGTGGAAGGTCCAACAAACAAGATAGTTGGTAACGTTAGCATAAGAGACATCAGATTCTTGCTTCTGAAACCTCATCTTTTCTCTAGTTTCAG TCGATTAACCGTGATGGATTTCTTGAAGACAGTTGCTGAAGAAATCCCCGAATCAAGGAGGGTTCTTGCTCCGATAACCTGTAAAACTGATTCAACACTTGGAACGGTCATCCAACTTCTAGACTCAAACACAGTCCACAGAATTTACGTGGTGAGTAATGAAAAGGAAGTAATTGGTGTCATTACTCTAAGAGACGTAATCTCTTGTTTCATCGAACCACCTAACCATGTTGATAACTATCTCGGGTTCTCTGTTCAAGAGATGTTGGAATCTGTAAATCAGTAA